The following coding sequences are from one Natrarchaeobaculum sulfurireducens window:
- a CDS encoding ASCH domain-containing protein: MGTIDASDLLPADRLQAAALEGDITQLHRGDPHASVGDTFEIEGTTFEIVEVSERRLGDLTDEDARAEGSSDLEAYKRRIERTHGTTWDDENTAYRHRFEPID; this comes from the coding sequence ATGGGAACGATCGACGCCAGCGACCTCCTGCCCGCCGACCGGCTCCAAGCGGCTGCTCTCGAGGGCGACATCACACAGTTACACCGCGGCGACCCGCACGCGAGCGTCGGAGACACCTTCGAGATCGAGGGAACGACGTTCGAGATCGTCGAGGTCTCGGAACGACGGCTCGGCGACCTCACCGATGAGGACGCCCGCGCGGAGGGGTCGTCGGATCTCGAGGCGTACAAACGACGGATCGAACGCACACACGGGACGACGTGGGACGACGAGAACACTGCCTATCGCCACCGGTTCGAGCCGATCGACTGA
- a CDS encoding DUF1059 domain-containing protein yields the protein MSYQFAWRRGNCRFQVCSSSAEAVKRLVRAHVRMTHGGRIDPADLERWMERVELA from the coding sequence ATGTCATACCAATTCGCGTGGCGACGGGGAAACTGCCGGTTTCAGGTGTGCTCGAGCAGCGCCGAGGCGGTGAAACGACTGGTGCGAGCGCACGTTCGGATGACCCACGGCGGCCGGATTGATCCGGCAGACCTCGAGCGGTGGATGGAACGCGTCGAACTCGCGTGA
- a CDS encoding SDR family NAD(P)-dependent oxidoreductase — protein MTTTLEGSTVLVTGGCGSIGSKLVSELVARGPERIRIVDNSEQRLAAFVGTYTDREPEIESVLANVRDKDQLAVAMRDVDIVFHVAAMKHVPMVEDNPYGAVQTNVTGTQNVVEAAADAGVDRLLGVSTDKAANPTSTMGATKLIGERIVSSFDANRPPDDLTLGSVRFGNVVGTEGSVVPLFYEQLRSGGPLTVTDPSMTRFVMRPEDAATFAIDSCLRMDGGEVFVKKMPALRIGDLAEAMREHYAPQFGYDPSAVGIDLVGAKPGERYHEKLVAEDELRYTDEREDYFVLYPQYDELDVDTDLEGEYTSENERLLEHDEIVDLIGPTIGDEQPTGSEEPAASTAGSDPSERGRNRGR, from the coding sequence ATGACGACGACACTCGAGGGATCGACAGTCCTCGTGACGGGCGGCTGTGGCTCGATCGGTTCGAAACTCGTCTCGGAACTGGTCGCACGGGGGCCAGAGCGGATTCGAATCGTCGACAACAGCGAGCAGCGACTGGCCGCGTTCGTAGGCACCTATACCGACCGAGAGCCGGAGATCGAATCGGTGCTCGCGAACGTCCGGGACAAAGACCAGCTGGCCGTCGCGATGCGAGACGTCGATATCGTCTTCCACGTCGCGGCGATGAAACACGTCCCGATGGTCGAGGACAACCCCTACGGGGCCGTTCAAACCAATGTTACCGGAACACAAAACGTGGTCGAGGCGGCCGCCGACGCCGGCGTCGACCGACTGCTCGGCGTGAGCACGGACAAGGCGGCGAACCCGACGTCGACGATGGGGGCGACGAAGCTGATCGGCGAGCGAATCGTCTCCTCGTTCGACGCGAACCGGCCGCCCGACGACCTCACGCTCGGCTCGGTTCGCTTTGGCAACGTCGTCGGCACGGAGGGGTCTGTCGTCCCGCTCTTTTATGAACAGCTCAGATCGGGCGGGCCGCTGACCGTCACGGATCCGTCGATGACGCGATTCGTCATGCGTCCCGAAGACGCCGCGACGTTCGCCATCGACTCCTGTCTGCGAATGGACGGTGGCGAGGTGTTCGTCAAGAAGATGCCCGCCCTCCGCATCGGCGACCTCGCCGAGGCTATGCGCGAGCACTACGCCCCACAGTTCGGGTACGATCCGAGCGCCGTCGGGATCGACCTGGTGGGAGCGAAACCCGGCGAACGGTACCACGAAAAACTCGTCGCCGAAGACGAACTCCGGTACACCGACGAGCGCGAGGACTACTTCGTCCTCTATCCGCAGTACGACGAACTGGACGTCGACACCGACCTCGAGGGCGAGTACACCTCCGAAAACGAACGGCTCTTAGAGCACGACGAGATCGTCGACCTGATCGGGCCGACGATCGGCGACGAGCAACCCACTGGGTCAGAAGAGCCAGCGGCCAGTACGGCGGGCTCTGATCCGAGCGAACGGGGACGGAACCGAGGGAGATGA
- a CDS encoding type 1 glutamine amidotransferase — protein MSEPTLVVVRNEVDPDCTFHCDAISDALPDARTVAYPDGDRPDLEAVDGVVLSGSTAGVYEADDRPWIVEQQALVDELLEREIPTLGICFGHQLVNAALGGTVEPAEETCRPVRVDIADDPLFRGLEPVVPVVHGDVVTEVGDGLEVLASADYYHAFATRHREAPLWTVQFHPELTAAHRDRLAADFDWTEADYGFDDVNARRVLENFVSIVADC, from the coding sequence ATGTCCGAGCCGACCCTGGTCGTCGTCCGAAACGAGGTCGATCCCGACTGTACGTTCCACTGTGATGCCATCAGCGACGCCCTCCCCGACGCTCGCACGGTAGCGTACCCAGACGGAGACCGACCCGACCTCGAGGCCGTCGACGGAGTCGTCCTCTCGGGGTCGACCGCGGGCGTCTACGAGGCCGACGACCGACCCTGGATCGTCGAGCAGCAGGCACTCGTCGACGAGCTACTCGAGCGCGAGATTCCGACGCTCGGGATCTGTTTCGGCCACCAGCTCGTCAACGCGGCCCTCGGCGGAACCGTCGAGCCCGCGGAGGAGACCTGTCGGCCGGTCCGCGTCGATATCGCTGATGATCCCCTCTTTCGCGGCCTCGAGCCCGTCGTCCCCGTCGTCCACGGCGACGTGGTGACCGAGGTGGGCGACGGCCTCGAAGTGCTCGCTAGCGCCGACTACTACCATGCTTTCGCCACCCGTCACCGCGAGGCCCCGCTGTGGACCGTCCAGTTCCACCCCGAGTTGACGGCCGCCCACCGGGACCGGCTCGCAGCCGATTTCGACTGGACCGAAGCCGACTACGGCTTCGACGACGTCAACGCCCGGCGCGTCCTCGAGAACTTCGTCTCGATCGTCGCCGACTGCTGA
- a CDS encoding DUF7553 family protein yields MTETLKQARDDLKQAEKTADDEGTREEIRETAEAYRDYVVGDHEPDHAILDEHLNTLRQIRRQVDGDTEEQIERALEATENYRTDVEQA; encoded by the coding sequence GTGACCGAGACGCTCAAACAGGCACGCGACGACCTGAAGCAGGCGGAGAAAACGGCCGACGACGAGGGCACCCGCGAAGAGATCAGGGAAACAGCCGAGGCCTACCGTGACTACGTTGTCGGGGATCACGAACCCGACCACGCGATCCTCGACGAGCACCTGAACACCCTCCGACAGATCCGAAGACAGGTCGACGGCGACACCGAAGAGCAGATCGAACGCGCCCTCGAGGCGACCGAAAACTACCGGACAGACGTCGAGCAGGCCTGA
- a CDS encoding MutS-related protein has product MDLESIPGVGTKTARALAELDDPERALRAGDVAALARAPGVSQGRAARIARGAIRVEHDDPGGFLATDRAREVYRAVLALLQARTVTDYAAQRLETIYPSPSRSRIEDVRAFAREAVEREPDPAVLEALEAVSPLSEPGDVRVRERCLATTDAERYTEAREAIPELSVEIVEDAQGLAELARGYSTVIALDESFAGVAIDGDVQVEPDALENPAEVVPERPLAFFARNREPIVAAIEVHRVGDLEPDCDLAALEAGLSRLEADGTVAGDDELDRLTVAVDDLDAAVGTAESVANDQLREAIREEDVTIEGADLLSLVERGAGVDSLLSRELADEYAAAVEAAREHLLEALALDTGEAEIARRVFSDEPTFPVERDDDAVSRLREELTAAKERRAGRLKRELAADLSDQREAARTLVRDALELDVELAIARFADDYGCTMPEFVWTDEGVDGDAAEEADGGDVGFRIDAGRSPLLDEPLEAIDPVDYEVSGVALLSGVNSGGKTSMLDLVASVVVLAHMGLPVPAERARLRRFDDLHYHAKTQGTLDAGAFESTVREFADLAQGGEGSLVLVDELESITEPGASAKIIAGILEALDDNGATAVFVSHLAGEIREMAAFDVTIDGIEAVGLVDGELEVNRSPVKDHLARSTPELIVEKLATEADDAMRANGGDAVSVSEPQFYDRLLEKFD; this is encoded by the coding sequence ATGGACCTCGAGTCGATTCCGGGCGTCGGCACGAAGACTGCCCGGGCGCTAGCCGAACTCGACGACCCCGAGCGTGCGCTTCGGGCGGGCGACGTCGCTGCACTCGCTCGAGCGCCGGGCGTCTCGCAGGGACGGGCCGCACGGATCGCCCGCGGGGCGATCCGGGTAGAACACGACGATCCGGGCGGCTTCCTCGCGACCGACCGCGCACGTGAAGTCTACCGCGCCGTTCTAGCGTTGTTACAAGCGCGGACGGTCACCGATTACGCCGCCCAGCGCCTCGAGACCATCTACCCGAGCCCCAGCCGCTCGCGGATCGAGGACGTTCGAGCGTTCGCCCGCGAAGCGGTCGAGCGAGAGCCCGACCCGGCCGTCCTCGAGGCGCTCGAGGCCGTGTCCCCGCTCTCAGAACCCGGCGACGTCCGGGTTCGTGAGCGCTGTCTGGCGACGACGGACGCGGAACGCTACACCGAGGCACGCGAGGCGATTCCGGAGCTCTCCGTCGAGATCGTCGAGGACGCCCAGGGACTGGCCGAACTCGCCAGGGGGTACTCGACCGTCATCGCCCTCGACGAGTCGTTCGCGGGCGTCGCGATCGACGGCGACGTCCAGGTCGAACCCGACGCGCTCGAAAACCCGGCTGAGGTGGTTCCCGAACGTCCGCTCGCGTTCTTCGCGCGCAATCGAGAGCCGATCGTCGCCGCGATCGAGGTCCATCGCGTCGGCGACCTCGAGCCCGACTGCGATCTCGCGGCGCTCGAGGCGGGGCTCTCACGACTCGAAGCCGACGGTACGGTTGCTGGCGATGACGAACTCGATCGGCTGACGGTGGCCGTCGACGACCTCGACGCCGCCGTCGGGACGGCCGAGAGCGTCGCGAACGATCAGCTCCGGGAGGCGATCCGCGAGGAGGACGTGACGATCGAGGGTGCAGACCTCCTCTCGCTAGTCGAACGTGGTGCTGGCGTCGACTCGCTGCTGTCGCGGGAACTGGCCGACGAGTACGCCGCGGCCGTCGAGGCCGCTCGCGAACACCTACTCGAGGCGCTGGCGCTCGATACGGGTGAGGCCGAGATCGCTCGCCGGGTCTTCAGCGACGAGCCGACGTTCCCGGTCGAACGCGATGACGACGCCGTCTCCCGACTTCGCGAGGAGCTAACGGCGGCCAAAGAACGGCGCGCGGGACGGCTCAAGCGCGAACTCGCGGCCGACCTATCCGACCAGCGCGAGGCCGCGCGAACGCTCGTTCGCGACGCCCTCGAGCTCGACGTCGAACTCGCGATCGCCCGATTTGCCGACGACTACGGCTGTACGATGCCCGAGTTCGTCTGGACCGACGAGGGAGTGGATGGAGATGCTGCCGAGGAAGCCGATGGTGGTGATGTCGGCTTTCGGATCGACGCCGGTCGGTCGCCGCTGCTCGACGAACCGCTCGAGGCGATCGACCCCGTCGACTACGAGGTCTCGGGCGTCGCCTTGCTGTCGGGAGTCAACAGCGGCGGGAAGACCTCGATGCTCGACCTCGTCGCGAGCGTCGTCGTGCTCGCCCACATGGGGCTGCCGGTCCCCGCCGAGCGCGCCCGACTCCGCCGGTTCGACGACCTCCACTACCACGCCAAGACCCAGGGCACCCTCGATGCGGGCGCGTTCGAGTCGACGGTGCGGGAGTTCGCCGACCTCGCTCAGGGCGGTGAGGGCTCGCTCGTGCTCGTCGACGAACTCGAGAGCATCACCGAACCCGGCGCGAGCGCGAAGATCATCGCAGGAATTCTCGAGGCGCTCGATGACAACGGCGCGACGGCCGTCTTCGTCTCCCACCTCGCCGGTGAGATCCGCGAGATGGCTGCCTTCGACGTGACGATCGACGGTATCGAAGCCGTGGGACTGGTCGACGGCGAACTCGAGGTCAACCGCTCGCCGGTCAAAGACCATCTCGCGCGTTCGACGCCGGAGCTGATCGTCGAGAAACTCGCCACCGAAGCCGACGACGCGATGCGAGCCAACGGCGGCGACGCTGTGAGTGTGTCGGAACCGCAGTTCTACGACCGGCTGCTCGAGAAGTTCGACTGA
- a CDS encoding ORC1-type DNA replication protein, translating to MGDDPDGGMLSWDESVFRNEHVFEIDYVPETFSHRAGQMESLSYALRPAVRGSRPLNVMVRGPPGTGKTTGIQKLFDEVGAQTSDVRTIRVNCQVNATRYSVFSRLFEGTFDYEPPSSGISFKKLFGQIAEKLVEEDKVLVVALDDVNYLFYENEASDTLYSLLRAHEEYPGAKIGVIVVSSDPALNVIDELDSRVQSVFRPEDVYFPVYDQPEIVDILDERVARGFHDGVISLETLEYVATLTADSGDLRVGIDLLRRAGLNAEMRASRTVEREDVESAYEKSKYINLSRSLSGLTDTERTLLAVIAHNDGEQAGDVYEAFHEETDLGYTRYSELVNKLDQLGLIDADYAEVDGRGRSRSLSLSYEKDAVLARLE from the coding sequence ATGGGAGACGATCCCGACGGGGGAATGTTGTCGTGGGATGAGTCCGTGTTCCGGAACGAACACGTCTTCGAGATCGACTACGTTCCCGAGACGTTCAGTCACCGTGCGGGCCAGATGGAGAGCCTGAGTTATGCGTTACGCCCAGCGGTGCGCGGATCACGTCCGCTGAACGTCATGGTCCGAGGACCGCCGGGGACTGGCAAGACGACCGGGATCCAGAAACTGTTCGACGAAGTCGGTGCGCAGACGAGCGACGTCCGGACCATCCGCGTCAACTGCCAGGTGAACGCCACGCGTTACTCCGTGTTCTCGCGACTCTTCGAGGGGACGTTCGACTACGAGCCACCGTCGTCGGGAATCTCGTTCAAGAAACTGTTCGGACAGATAGCCGAAAAGCTCGTCGAGGAGGACAAGGTGCTCGTCGTCGCCCTCGACGACGTCAACTACCTCTTCTATGAGAACGAAGCGAGCGATACGCTCTACTCGCTGTTGCGCGCCCACGAGGAGTATCCCGGGGCGAAGATCGGCGTTATCGTCGTCTCGTCCGATCCCGCTCTCAACGTGATCGACGAACTCGACTCGCGCGTCCAGAGCGTCTTCCGCCCCGAAGACGTCTACTTCCCCGTCTACGACCAGCCCGAGATCGTCGACATCCTCGACGAACGCGTCGCACGCGGCTTTCACGACGGCGTCATCTCGCTCGAGACCCTCGAGTACGTCGCCACCCTCACGGCCGACAGCGGCGACCTCCGGGTGGGGATCGATCTCCTCCGTCGGGCCGGGTTGAACGCCGAGATGCGTGCCAGTCGTACCGTCGAGCGCGAAGACGTCGAGTCCGCCTACGAGAAGTCGAAGTACATCAATCTCTCACGGTCGCTGTCGGGCCTGACCGACACCGAGCGAACGTTGCTCGCCGTTATCGCCCACAACGACGGCGAACAGGCCGGCGACGTCTACGAGGCGTTTCACGAAGAGACCGACCTCGGTTACACCCGCTATTCGGAGCTCGTCAACAAACTCGACCAGCTCGGCCTGATCGACGCCGACTACGCCGAGGTCGACGGTCGCGGCCGCTCGAGATCGCTCTCGCTTTCCTACGAGAAAGACGCCGTGCTGGCTCGACTCGAGTGA
- a CDS encoding MOSC domain-containing protein — MARLERLRVYPVKSLNGVDLEAAQVLDGGTLERDREFVLRDADGEAVTAKRTAEIHAFDTDFDPQTSELTVTGPDGEHRRFDLVDARERERAATLFGDTLEIDLTIERDRSTGFVDRPEMGPSVISTATLEAVASWFDELTVESVRRRLRANLEISGVPAFWEDRFVGADAPSFTVGDVTLEGVTPCARCVVPGRDPDTGEALPEFRERFLEKRRETFPAFADEDAFDHYYTLMLIAQVREADRGSTLRVGAPAEVVDE; from the coding sequence ATGGCTCGACTCGAGCGTCTTCGCGTCTACCCCGTCAAGAGTCTCAACGGGGTCGACCTCGAAGCGGCACAGGTCCTCGACGGTGGAACGCTCGAACGCGACCGGGAGTTCGTCCTGCGTGACGCCGACGGTGAGGCCGTCACCGCGAAACGAACCGCCGAGATACACGCGTTCGACACTGATTTCGACCCACAGACGTCGGAACTGACCGTCACCGGACCCGACGGCGAGCACCGGCGATTCGATCTCGTGGACGCTCGTGAACGCGAGCGCGCCGCAACCCTGTTTGGCGACACACTCGAGATCGACCTCACGATCGAGCGAGATCGGTCGACCGGCTTCGTCGACCGACCCGAGATGGGGCCGTCGGTGATCAGCACCGCGACGCTCGAGGCCGTCGCGTCTTGGTTCGACGAACTGACCGTCGAAAGTGTCCGGCGTCGACTCCGGGCGAACCTCGAAATCTCGGGCGTTCCGGCGTTCTGGGAGGATCGATTCGTCGGCGCTGACGCCCCGTCGTTCACGGTCGGCGACGTCACGCTCGAGGGCGTCACACCCTGCGCTCGGTGTGTCGTCCCCGGACGCGACCCCGACACCGGCGAGGCGCTCCCCGAGTTCCGCGAGCGGTTTCTCGAGAAACGTCGGGAGACGTTCCCCGCTTTCGCCGACGAGGACGCGTTCGACCACTACTATACGCTGATGCTCATCGCGCAGGTTCGTGAGGCAGACCGAGGCTCGACGCTCCGCGTGGGTGCTCCCGCCGAGGTCGTCGACGAGTAA
- a CDS encoding glycosyltransferase family 4 protein, translating into MNVLVLTTYADAPFLTQQLEALEERGVSTRLLSVPGHVAAGTSRSARHYLQFFPEVVREARQDYDLVHAHYGLTAPMALAQRRLPVVLTLWGTDLQGPGGPIARACAPLCEEVVVMTEEMERTLGSDCTVLPFGIDLEKFQPEPQSQAREAVGWSHDEHHVLFPYPPERTVKNYPRARELVNTVDNLFDRPVNLQVVSDVDHGAVSTYMNAADALLLTSDSEGSPTSVKEALACNLPVVSLDVGDVRTRLAGVDPSVVATDDAGLVDGLLEVLERDERSNGRAAVREVSKDVVVDRLFEHYERAIGLECDRGRERVAPRAE; encoded by the coding sequence ATGAACGTCCTCGTGCTCACCACGTACGCCGACGCGCCGTTTCTGACCCAGCAGCTCGAGGCACTCGAAGAGCGCGGCGTCTCTACGCGGCTGCTTTCGGTGCCCGGCCACGTCGCCGCGGGGACCTCTCGCAGCGCTCGTCACTACCTCCAGTTTTTCCCCGAGGTGGTCCGAGAAGCCCGGCAGGACTACGACCTCGTTCACGCCCATTACGGGCTGACTGCGCCGATGGCGCTCGCCCAGCGTCGGCTCCCGGTCGTCCTCACGCTCTGGGGGACGGACCTCCAGGGACCGGGTGGACCGATCGCGCGGGCGTGTGCGCCGCTGTGTGAGGAGGTCGTCGTGATGACCGAGGAGATGGAACGGACGCTGGGAAGTGACTGTACCGTCCTTCCGTTCGGGATCGACCTCGAGAAGTTCCAGCCTGAACCCCAGTCTCAGGCTCGCGAGGCGGTCGGCTGGTCTCACGACGAACACCACGTCCTCTTCCCGTATCCGCCCGAACGGACCGTCAAGAACTACCCACGCGCGAGGGAGCTTGTCAACACCGTTGACAACCTATTCGACCGCCCAGTCAACCTGCAGGTCGTTTCCGACGTCGACCACGGGGCCGTCTCGACGTACATGAACGCCGCCGACGCGCTCTTGCTCACTTCCGACAGTGAGGGATCGCCGACCTCAGTCAAAGAAGCACTCGCTTGCAACCTCCCGGTCGTCTCGCTCGACGTCGGCGACGTCCGCACACGACTCGCCGGCGTCGATCCCTCGGTCGTCGCCACCGATGACGCGGGGCTCGTCGATGGTCTGCTCGAGGTACTCGAGCGTGACGAACGATCGAACGGGCGCGCGGCCGTCCGGGAGGTGAGCAAGGACGTCGTCGTCGACCGACTGTTCGAGCACTACGAGCGGGCGATCGGACTCGAGTGCGACCGCGGTCGAGAGCGGGTGGCTCCGCGAGCGGAGTGA
- a CDS encoding bactofilin family protein, producing the protein MPTPVTRGRLLVVLAALVIATGLLVGPVAGQSDGATGGTIVIEADETVDDVDALAGNVIVRGTVTGDVSAAAGNVEVEDGGEVGGDLEAMAGNVDIAGSVDGSVSAAGGNLVVTETGSVGGTLDAAAGTARLDGTIDGDVRLAAETITLGEGAQLEGDLRYAGTLEGNEEAVAGTIVEESPVDVTPTLQPVASWLFAVYAFVMNLLLGAVLLGLFPRFSRTVADDVATMPIRAGLAGLGVLVGVPILLAAIAITVIGIPITVLGAVAFVFAIWVGVVYGRFAVAAWLLSSADLENPWLALVVGLAGAVVLGQVPIVGDPLNLLIALLGLGALAIGLYRRLRSRHESADERPPSAVE; encoded by the coding sequence ATGCCTACACCAGTCACTCGAGGCCGACTGCTGGTCGTACTGGCAGCTCTCGTGATTGCGACCGGACTGCTCGTAGGTCCCGTAGCGGGCCAGTCCGACGGCGCAACCGGCGGCACGATCGTCATCGAGGCGGACGAGACCGTCGACGACGTTGACGCGCTCGCGGGGAACGTGATCGTTCGCGGGACCGTCACCGGCGACGTCAGCGCCGCTGCGGGGAACGTCGAGGTCGAAGACGGCGGCGAGGTCGGCGGCGACCTCGAGGCGATGGCTGGTAACGTCGACATCGCCGGCTCGGTCGACGGCAGCGTCTCCGCGGCCGGTGGCAATCTGGTCGTCACCGAGACCGGTTCGGTCGGTGGGACTCTCGATGCAGCCGCTGGGACGGCCCGCCTGGACGGGACCATCGACGGCGACGTCCGGCTCGCCGCCGAGACGATCACGCTCGGCGAGGGCGCCCAGCTCGAGGGCGACCTCCGGTACGCCGGCACGCTCGAGGGCAACGAGGAGGCCGTGGCGGGCACGATCGTCGAGGAGTCGCCCGTCGACGTCACCCCGACGCTCCAGCCGGTTGCATCCTGGCTTTTCGCCGTCTACGCGTTCGTGATGAACCTCCTGCTCGGCGCCGTCTTGCTCGGGCTCTTCCCGCGATTCTCACGGACCGTCGCTGACGACGTCGCCACGATGCCGATCAGGGCCGGGCTCGCGGGCCTGGGAGTGCTCGTCGGCGTCCCGATCCTGCTGGCTGCGATCGCGATCACGGTGATCGGCATCCCGATCACGGTGCTCGGGGCGGTCGCGTTCGTGTTCGCGATCTGGGTCGGCGTCGTCTACGGCCGGTTCGCCGTCGCTGCCTGGCTCCTCTCGTCCGCCGACCTCGAGAATCCGTGGCTCGCGTTAGTCGTCGGCCTGGCCGGTGCCGTCGTCCTCGGCCAGGTGCCCATCGTCGGTGACCCGCTCAACCTGTTGATCGCCCTGCTCGGTCTCGGGGCGCTGGCGATCGGGCTCTACCGACGGCTTCGCAGCCGCCATGAGTCTGCTGACGAGAGACCACCCAGTGCGGTCGAGTGA
- a CDS encoding disulfide bond formation protein B, whose translation MRRRLLVGCALVAAVATAGSLYFSEIMRFPPCELCWYQRILMYPLVVVLVVGALEDRPGVWKTGLPLSGLGLVLAGYHVVIQATGSSGVTCGVGAGCGAIYWQGLGFLTIPRLSLLAFTLITAGLLALTLFERRTP comes from the coding sequence ATGCGACGTCGTCTCCTCGTCGGTTGTGCGCTCGTCGCCGCGGTCGCGACCGCTGGGAGCCTCTATTTCAGCGAGATCATGCGCTTTCCGCCCTGTGAGCTGTGCTGGTACCAACGCATCCTGATGTACCCGCTCGTGGTCGTCCTCGTCGTCGGCGCGCTCGAGGACCGTCCGGGTGTCTGGAAGACCGGGCTCCCACTGTCGGGGCTCGGCCTCGTCCTCGCTGGCTACCACGTCGTGATCCAGGCCACCGGCTCGTCGGGCGTGACCTGCGGCGTCGGCGCTGGCTGTGGCGCGATCTACTGGCAGGGCCTTGGCTTCCTGACGATCCCACGGCTGTCTTTGCTGGCGTTTACCCTCATTACCGCCGGACTGCTCGCGCTTACGCTCTTCGAGCGCCGGACTCCCTGA
- a CDS encoding DUF4397 domain-containing protein, protein MPVSRRTAMKAIGAAGGLTAASGTVLAVGEYEDDERKTKGNDEHAGPDEPAVPEAAIRVAHFSPDAPAVDVYVDDDQVLAEFAYAEVSPYLEIAPGTYRITITAAGDREAVVFDDDVEFESAFYTVAAIGELGADTFRPEVLVDAGSALVRLFHASPDAPVVDVLADGEPLFEDVAFEESTNYVAVPAGSYTLAVTPAGDPGTVVAEFPVDLELGTAYTANAIGYLEPPEGLDTRAFTVLPTVDGEFEADEDY, encoded by the coding sequence ATGCCAGTCTCACGACGAACGGCGATGAAAGCGATCGGTGCTGCAGGTGGCCTCACAGCCGCCAGCGGAACCGTCCTCGCAGTGGGGGAGTACGAAGACGACGAACGGAAGACGAAAGGCAACGACGAGCACGCGGGTCCCGACGAACCGGCCGTCCCCGAGGCCGCGATCCGGGTCGCTCACTTCTCGCCCGACGCACCGGCCGTGGACGTCTACGTCGATGACGATCAGGTCCTCGCCGAGTTCGCGTACGCGGAGGTCTCGCCGTACCTCGAGATCGCACCCGGAACGTACCGGATCACGATCACCGCGGCGGGCGATCGCGAGGCGGTCGTCTTCGACGACGATGTCGAGTTCGAGAGCGCCTTCTACACCGTCGCCGCGATCGGCGAACTCGGCGCGGACACGTTCCGGCCCGAGGTTCTCGTCGACGCCGGCTCCGCGCTGGTCCGGCTCTTCCACGCGTCACCGGACGCACCGGTCGTCGACGTCCTCGCCGACGGTGAACCACTATTCGAAGACGTCGCCTTCGAGGAGTCGACGAACTACGTCGCGGTGCCCGCTGGCAGCTACACGCTGGCGGTCACCCCAGCGGGCGATCCCGGGACCGTCGTCGCCGAGTTCCCCGTCGACCTCGAACTCGGGACCGCCTACACCGCGAACGCGATCGGCTACCTCGAGCCGCCAGAAGGGCTCGACACTCGAGCGTTCACGGTCCTCCCGACGGTCGACGGCGAATTCGAGGCGGACGAAGACTACTGA